TGACCATCAGCACCGAGACCACGATGATGATGAACATCCCACGAAACAGCCAGAGCAACATCACGATGCCCTTTCAAGGATCGTCCGTCTATTCCATTGCCAATCGTTTCATTATACCGGTCGGTCGTCCCAGCAGCAACCACCCCGCGCCGAACCGATACGGCAGCCCAACCCGCCATCCCCAACCGCTGCCGCGTTTGAGGCTGCCACGCCCCCAGGCCAGGGAATCTTCACGCACACTGCCCGAGGGCGCATAGCAAAGGGCCCTCCACTCCACGGGAGGGCCCTTCGAAATCACACAGAGCGATACGTCAAAGTACGTTTTCCGTTTCTACGAAGCGGCGGGCTCCTGCCCTTCGTCGGTTTCCTGCGATTCCGGCTGCTCAGGCGTGGCCGGCTTGGCCGAGCGCAGCGTGATGCCCAGCGTGTCGCCGCCGGAGGGATAGGAGCTGCTTTCCGGGGTCGCTCTCGCCTGGGGCTGGGGCTTGGTCGGTGCGGCGGTGTGCTCTTCGGCCGCCCACTGCACCCTTCGCAGACTCAGACCGATCTTGCGGGCTTCCGGATCGACTTTGAGGATTTTGACTTCGACCTCGTCGTCGGGCTTGACCACATCCTGCGGCTTGTCGATCTTGTGGTCGGCCAGCTCCGAGATGTGCAGCAGGCCTTCCAGGTCGGGCTCCAGCTCCACGAACGCGCCGAAATTGGTCAGCTTGGCGATCTTGCCCTTGATGATGTGGCCGGGGATGTACTTCTCGGGAATGGCCCGAATCCACGGGTCCTCGGTCATCTGCTTGATGCCCAGCGAGATCCGCTGCTTGGCCTCGTTGACTTCGAGGACGACGCACTTGACCTCCTGGCCCTTCTCCAGCGCCTCGCTGGGGTGCCCGAACTTGCGGGTCCAGCTCAGGTCGGAGATGTGGACCATGCCGTCGATGCCCGGCTCGATCTCGACGAAGGCGCCGAAGTTCGTCATGCTGCGGACGTTGGCGGTCACGACGGTTCCCGGCGGGTACTTGCGGGCCGCCAGCTCCCACGGGTTCTGCTCGGTCTGCTTGATGCCGAGCGAGATCTCCTGCTTCTCCTTGTTGACGTTCAGCACGACGACGTCGATCTCGTCGCCGAGGTTGACCATCTCGCTCGGATGCGACAGACGTCGCGTCCAGCTCATCTCGCTGATGTGCACGAGGCCCTCGATGCCGTCTTCGAGACGGACGAAGACGCCGTAGTTCATCACGTTGACGACCTTGCCCTGAACCTTGATGCCGACCGGGTACTTCGCCTCGACGTTTTCCCAGGGGCTGGCGCTCTTCTGCTTGAGACCCAGCGAGATCTTCTCGTTGTCCTTGTCGACGCCGATGACCACGACCTCGATGTCCTGGTCCAGATCGACCACCTCGGAGGGGTGAGAGATGCGGCCCCAACTGAGGTCGGAGATGTGCAGCAGGCCGTCCAGACCGCCGAGATCGACAAACACGCCGAAGTCCGCGATGTTCTTGACGACGCCCTTGCGAAGCTGACCGACCTCGATCTCGGTGAGGATCTTCTCTTTGCTGGCGCGGCGCTCTTCCTCGATGAGCTTGCGTCGGGAGACCACGATGTTGCGGTTCTCCACGTCGATCTTGAGGATCTTGCACTCGACGTCCTTGCCGATGAACCGGCTGATGTCGCCCGGCTTGCGGATGTCCACCTGGGAGGCCGGCAGGAAGACCGGGACCCCGATGTCCACGAGCAGGCCGCCCTTGATCCGGCGGATGACCTTGCCGCTGACGACGTCGCCCTCCTGCTTGGTGTTGATGATGTGTTCCCAGCCGCGGATCGTGTCGGCCTTGCGCTTGCTCAGCAGGATCAGCCCGCCGTCGGAGTCGGTGTCTTCGAGCAGGACCTCGATCTCCCGGCCCGGCGCGATCTCGTCGGGACTGCCGAACTCACCGGCGTCGACGACGCCTTCGCTCTTGAGGCCCACCTCGACGATCACGTCGTTGCCGATCTGCGAGACGATCGTGCCTTTGAGAATGGTCCCCGGAAGACGCGAGTCCACCTTCTTCTGGAGCATCTGTTCGAGATATTGGTTCTCGCCGTCCCCGAACATCTCGCCGATCTGCTCTTCGAGTTTGTCGTCGGACAAACCCAGTTTGTTGACAAGGTTTCGATCTACCATGATTCTGATTCCCCTGTGGAGTCTTTCCGTGCGACCAGCCAACGCTCCACATACACATCGGCCGGCCTCAATGCCGCATTGCATTCATCCAAGTTGATATTGGAAGCCCCCTGCTCACGCAGCAGAGGACGCATATGACCGAAGGCGACCCGACGGCCCATTCACCGTTCCTGGCCGAATCGTTCCAGATGCTCGACAAACTCTTCAATGACCCAGTTCGGCG
This genomic window from Anaerobaca lacustris contains:
- a CDS encoding 30S ribosomal protein S1, which produces MVDRNLVNKLGLSDDKLEEQIGEMFGDGENQYLEQMLQKKVDSRLPGTILKGTIVSQIGNDVIVEVGLKSEGVVDAGEFGSPDEIAPGREIEVLLEDTDSDGGLILLSKRKADTIRGWEHIINTKQEGDVVSGKVIRRIKGGLLVDIGVPVFLPASQVDIRKPGDISRFIGKDVECKILKIDVENRNIVVSRRKLIEEERRASKEKILTEIEVGQLRKGVVKNIADFGVFVDLGGLDGLLHISDLSWGRISHPSEVVDLDQDIEVVVIGVDKDNEKISLGLKQKSASPWENVEAKYPVGIKVQGKVVNVMNYGVFVRLEDGIEGLVHISEMSWTRRLSHPSEMVNLGDEIDVVVLNVNKEKQEISLGIKQTEQNPWELAARKYPPGTVVTANVRSMTNFGAFVEIEPGIDGMVHISDLSWTRKFGHPSEALEKGQEVKCVVLEVNEAKQRISLGIKQMTEDPWIRAIPEKYIPGHIIKGKIAKLTNFGAFVELEPDLEGLLHISELADHKIDKPQDVVKPDDEVEVKILKVDPEARKIGLSLRRVQWAAEEHTAAPTKPQPQARATPESSSYPSGGDTLGITLRSAKPATPEQPESQETDEGQEPAAS